The Benincasa hispida cultivar B227 chromosome 11, ASM972705v1, whole genome shotgun sequence genome has a segment encoding these proteins:
- the LOC120090516 gene encoding uncharacterized protein LOC120090516 yields MGFSITANPSTSMSRSHYHTHKLFLYTNYILLGAASSCIFLTLSLRLLPSLCGLSLIFLHILTIAAAVSGCAMAAAASARWFGVHMVFTVLTAIFQGSVAMLVFTRTGDFLWELKSYVREEDGAVILKLAGGLSVVMFVLEWVVLTLAFFLKYYAFVEGEGSNSSNGVGMRSAKVQQDEDLKDWPWPFQV; encoded by the coding sequence ATGGGTTTCTCCATAACCGCAAATCCATCAACCTCAATGAGCCGATCCCATTACCACACTCACAAGCTCTTCCTCTACACAAATTACATCCTCCTCGGCGCCGCCTCGAGCTGCATTTTCCTCACTCTCTCTCTGCGTCTCCTCCCCTCTCTCTGTGGCCTCTCTCTCATCTTCCTCCACATCCTCACCATCGCGGCTGCCGTCTCCGGTTGCGCCATGGCCGCCGCTGCTTCGGCTCGATGGTTCGGTGTCCACATGGTGTTCACCGTCCTGACGGCGATATTCCAAGGATCGGTGGCGATGTTGGTGTTCACAAGAACAGGGGATTTTCTGTGGGAGCTGAAATCTtatgttagagaagaagatGGGGCTGTGATTTTGAAATTGGCTGGTGGATTGAGTGTGGTTATGTTTGTTTTGGAATGGGTTGTTCTTACTTTGGCTTTCTTTTTGAAGTATTATGCGTTTGTGGAAGGTGAAGGGAGTAATAGTAGCAATGGTGTGGGAATGAGGAGTGCTAAAGTTCAGCAGGATGAGGATTTGAAAGATTGGCCATGGCCTTTTCAAGTTTAA